DNA from Asanoa sp. WMMD1127:
GCCGCGGATCCAGCCCGGTGGCACGGGCGCAGCCAGCCAGCGGGGGCTCGACTTCTACAAAGGACTCGTCGACGAGCTGCTCGACCAGGGCATCGAGCCGTGGGTGACGCTCTATCACTGGGACCTGCCGCAGGAGCTCGAGGACGCGGGTGGCTGGCCGGCGCGGGACACCGCGCGCCGGTTCGCCGACTACGCCGCGCTGGCCCACGAGGCGCTCGGCGACCGGGTGCGCTACTGGACGACGTTCAACGAGCCATGGTGCTCGGCGTTCCTCGGCTACGGCTCGGGCGTGCACGCGCCGGGCCGGTCCGACCCCGGCGACGCGGTGCGGGCGGCGCACCACCTGATGCTCGGGCACGGGCTCGCGGTGCGGGCTCTCGGCGCCGCGGGCATCACGCTCAACCTCTACGCGATCTCGCCCGCCTCGTCGTCGGCGGTGGATGTCGACGCCGCCCGCCGCATCGACGGGCTGGCCAACCGGATCTTCCTCGACCCCTTGCTGCGGGGCGCCTATCCGGAGGACGTCGTCGCCGATCTGGCCGGCGTGACCGATATGTCCCACGTACGCGATGGGGATCTGGGTCTGATCTCCGCGCCGATGCCGATGCTCGGCGTCAACTACTACAGCCGCCACGTGGTCGCGGGTCCGGTCGAGGGGGTCGAGCCCGAGCCGTACTGGCGCAAGCAGACGTCCTGGCCCGGCAGCGAGGACGTCCGGTTCGTCACCCGTGGGCTCCCGGTCACCGACATGAACTGGGAGATCGACGCGCCGGGCCTCGTCGAGACGCTGACCCGGTTGCACGCTGAGTATCCGGCGGTGCCGCTCTATGTGACGGAGAACGGCGCCGCGTTCGTCGACCAGGTAAGCGACGGCGAGGTGCCCGACCCCGCGCGCGTCGCCTATTTCGACGCCCACCTGCGCGCCTGCCACGAGGCGATCGCCGCCGGAGTGCCCCTGCGGGGCTACTTCGCCTGGTCGCTGATGGATAATTTCGAATGGGCGTGGGGTTACACGAAGCGTTTTGGCATGATCCATGTCGATTACGCGACGCAGCTCCGCACTCCGAAGACCAGCGCCAGGTGGTACGCCGAAGTGATCCGACGTAACGGACTGGCCGCAGAATAAGCGCGGTGGCAGCCGGCGGAGGAGCGAGAAGATGACGACCCAGCGCACCCGGTCCCTCGGCCGACCGACCCTCGACGCGGTGGCCGCGCGGGCCGGGGTCGGCCGGGGCACCGTCTCCCGGGTGGTCAACGGCTCCCCACAGGTCAGCCCGGAAGCCCGGGCGGCGGTGCAGGCGGCGATCGCCGAGCTCGGCTACGTCCCCAACCGCGCCGCCCGGGCTCTGGTCACCCAGCGCACCGACTCGGTCGCCCTGGTCGTCTCGGAGTCCGAGGAGCGGGTCTTCACCGAGCCGTTCTTCGCCGCGATCGTCCGCGGGGTCAGCTCGGGCCTGCTCGACACCTCGATGCAGCTGTGGCTGGCGATGGCCCAGTCGCCGGCCGAGCGCGAGCGGATCGAGCACCACCTGACCAACCAGCACATCGACGGCGTGCTGCTGCTCTCCCTGCACGACGCCGACCCGCTGCCCACGTTGCTGGAGCAGCGCGGCCTGCCGGCGGTCCTGGGCGGCCGCCCGGCGCGGATGCTGGAGCCGGGCGCGCAGGAGGCCTACTACGTCGACGTCGACAACGCCGGCGGCGCCCGCCAGGCGGTGCAATATCTGTTCGGCCGCGGCCGCCGCCGGGTCGCCACGATCGCCGGCCCGCAGGACATGGGCGCCGGCGTCACCCGGCTGGCCGGCTACCGGCAGGCCGTCGAGGCCACCGGCGGCCGGCTCGACGAGAAGCTGATCGCCTACGGCGACTTCAGCGAGGCGAGCGGCACCGCGGCGATGCGCCGGCTGCTGGAGGACAACCCGGAGCTCGACGCGGTCTTCGCGGCGTCGGACCTGATGGCCTACGGGGCGCTGCGCGCGCTGCAGGAGGCGGGCCGCCGGGTGCCGGAGGAGGTCGCGGTGGTCGGCTTCGACGACGCCCCGATCGCCCGCCAGGCCAACCCGCCGCTGACCACGGTCCACCAGCCGGTCGAGGAGATGGGCCGCGAGATGGCCCGGCTGCTGGTCGCGCGCATCCGCCGTGAGGAGATCCCCCAGCCGTACGTCCTGCTCGACACGTCCCTGGTCGAGCGCGAAAGCGCCTGACCGGTGCCCACCGCCCTGTGCGTGCCGCAGTGGCAGGGCTCGAGCGCGGCCAACGCTCTTAGCCTGTCGGCCGGCGCCCACCAGACGGCGGCGCTGCTGCCGTGCGACACGGTGGTGACGGTCCCGGTGGCGTCCGGCCCGGGCGAGTTCGAGCAGGGCGTGAAGGCGCTCGACGTGCTGATCGCCAACCTGGCTGCCACCCGGTCGGCGCTGGCCACGATCGCGGGACCGGTCTTCACGGCGGGCGGTGAGTGTGGGGTCGACCTGGCCCCGATCGCGTCGGCCCGCGCCCGTCACGGCGACGACCTGACGGTGCTCTGGTTCGACGCACACCCGGACCTCTTCACGCCACGCACGCTGCCATCGGGCTCCTTCCACGGCATGGTGCTGCGCACGCTGCTGGGGGATGGCCCGGCGCCGCTGGTGCCGGCCGCGCCGTTGCGGCCCGAGCAGGTGGTGATCGCGGGCCTACGGGCGGGGGACCGGAGCGAGCTCGCCTATCTGGCGGGGTCGGCCATCCGCGCCCACGGTGTCGCGGACCTGGAGCGTGCGGTGGACGGTCTGTCAGGCCCGGTATATGTCCACGTGGATCTGGACGTGCTGGATCCGGCGGCGTTCGGCTCGGTCGGCTATCCGGAGCCGGACGGCGTGGCGCCGGACCGGTTGGCGGCCCTGCGGTCGGGGCTGGACAACGTGGTCGGGGCCGCCATCACCGAACACGCCCCACCCACCGACACCCCTGATCCGGCAGAAGCCGCCATCATCCGCTCATTGGCCGCCGCGCTGCGCTTCGCCTAGCCTTCCGGCCGCTCCACCTCGACCAGCACGCCATCGACCAGGGCACGCCGGCCAGCGTGCAGCCGTGACAAACTGTGAGTGGCACTACGAGAAGAAGCGGGAGGTGCACCAGCCGTGACGGCGACGTCCCTAGAACACGTCGGTCCGTGGACCGAAGACGAGTACTTCGATCTTGGTGAGACCCTCCAGCGCATCGAGCTGTTCGATGGGAGTCTTCTCGTGAGTCCGGCGCCTAGCAAACGCCACCAGCGGGTGAGTCGTCTGTTAGCGGCGATGCTGGACGAGACGGCCGAGCCGGCTGGCCTCACGGTCTACGAGGCGGTCAACCTTCGCCTCAGGGCCAATCGAGTGGCCATCCCGGATCTCGTCGTGGCGGACACCGACGACGAGGGCTCGATCGTCGAGGCCGCTGAGGTGCGGCTCGTGGGCGAGATCGTCCCGCAGAGTAACGCGATCGCCGACCGGGTTCTGAAGCTGCACCTCTACGCGATGGCGGGGATCCCCGCCTACCTCCTCGTGGAGACCGAGTCCGCGGCACCCGTGCTGCGGTTGTTCGTGCTGCACGGCGAGCACTACGTCCTCACGGCCGAGGCAGGTCCCGGCGATCGCCTCCGAGCGACCGATCCCCTGCGGCTGGACATCGAGGTCGCGCGGCTCGTCTAGGCGGAAACTCTAATGATCTGCCGTCCACGGCTGACGACAATTGGCGGATGGACAAGGGCGCCGTTGTCAGGGTCGCTGATCTGCGGGTCGCGGTCGAGCGGCTGCTCGCGGAGGTCGAGCGTGACCGCGGCGCCGAGGTCGACCTGGGGGCCGACTACTACTTGGTGGTTCCGCTGGAAAGCGCCTACGAGCTCCACGCCGGGAGTCCGCAGCTCACGATGGGGCAGCTCAGCGACGACGTCGCTTCCCTGAGGGAGCTTCTCGAGCGCGACGACGTGTGCGTCTGGCATGACCTCGCGCATGTCGTCGGCATCCTGACCAGGCTGGCGGCGCTCGACCTCGCCGCTACTCCTCCCACACGTTGACCAAGGGCAGGCCGCGGGCGGTGCGGGCCGAGTCGACCATCCGCTGGATCAGGGCCGTTTTCGCCTTTGTGTACGCGTCGCCCTCGTCGGCAGAGGCCGCCAGCGCTCGCTTCAGGTCGCCGTAGGCCGCGCGGTCGACCGC
Protein-coding regions in this window:
- a CDS encoding GH1 family beta-glucosidase; this translates as MTTFPPDFLWGAATAAYQIEGAATEDGRTPSIWDTFSHTPGRTVNGDTGDVACDHYHRWRDDVKLMSEIGLRSYRFSLSWPRIQPGGTGAASQRGLDFYKGLVDELLDQGIEPWVTLYHWDLPQELEDAGGWPARDTARRFADYAALAHEALGDRVRYWTTFNEPWCSAFLGYGSGVHAPGRSDPGDAVRAAHHLMLGHGLAVRALGAAGITLNLYAISPASSSAVDVDAARRIDGLANRIFLDPLLRGAYPEDVVADLAGVTDMSHVRDGDLGLISAPMPMLGVNYYSRHVVAGPVEGVEPEPYWRKQTSWPGSEDVRFVTRGLPVTDMNWEIDAPGLVETLTRLHAEYPAVPLYVTENGAAFVDQVSDGEVPDPARVAYFDAHLRACHEAIAAGVPLRGYFAWSLMDNFEWAWGYTKRFGMIHVDYATQLRTPKTSARWYAEVIRRNGLAAE
- a CDS encoding LacI family DNA-binding transcriptional regulator yields the protein MTTQRTRSLGRPTLDAVAARAGVGRGTVSRVVNGSPQVSPEARAAVQAAIAELGYVPNRAARALVTQRTDSVALVVSESEERVFTEPFFAAIVRGVSSGLLDTSMQLWLAMAQSPAERERIEHHLTNQHIDGVLLLSLHDADPLPTLLEQRGLPAVLGGRPARMLEPGAQEAYYVDVDNAGGARQAVQYLFGRGRRRVATIAGPQDMGAGVTRLAGYRQAVEATGGRLDEKLIAYGDFSEASGTAAMRRLLEDNPELDAVFAASDLMAYGALRALQEAGRRVPEEVAVVGFDDAPIARQANPPLTTVHQPVEEMGREMARLLVARIRREEIPQPYVLLDTSLVERESA
- a CDS encoding arginase family protein, producing the protein MPTALCVPQWQGSSAANALSLSAGAHQTAALLPCDTVVTVPVASGPGEFEQGVKALDVLIANLAATRSALATIAGPVFTAGGECGVDLAPIASARARHGDDLTVLWFDAHPDLFTPRTLPSGSFHGMVLRTLLGDGPAPLVPAAPLRPEQVVIAGLRAGDRSELAYLAGSAIRAHGVADLERAVDGLSGPVYVHVDLDVLDPAAFGSVGYPEPDGVAPDRLAALRSGLDNVVGAAITEHAPPTDTPDPAEAAIIRSLAAALRFA
- a CDS encoding Uma2 family endonuclease, which gives rise to MTATSLEHVGPWTEDEYFDLGETLQRIELFDGSLLVSPAPSKRHQRVSRLLAAMLDETAEPAGLTVYEAVNLRLRANRVAIPDLVVADTDDEGSIVEAAEVRLVGEIVPQSNAIADRVLKLHLYAMAGIPAYLLVETESAAPVLRLFVLHGEHYVLTAEAGPGDRLRATDPLRLDIEVARLV